GGTGCTCGCGCTCAACACCTCCGAGCTCAAGTACCACAAGTACCTAATGAACATGAAGCGCCGGATCGAGTTCTACTGGGACTACCCGCCTTCGGCCGTACGGAACGGAGAACAGGGCAGGCTGAAGATCGACTTCACTATAGACAGGGACGGCAGCGTGGGTGACATAAAGGTCGTAAAGTCCTCGGGCTACCCGCCGCTTGACGACGCAGCCGTCACCGCTATAAGGCTCGCCTCTCCGTTTAACCCGTTCCCGGAGAACTTCGAGATAGAGCGTGTGAGCATCCACGGCAGGTTTGTCTATAACCTTATAAGCTACAGGGGCCGCGGCCAGCCGTAGCGCCTACCGGAGGGGGCGGGGGGGCTTCCAGCGGAGGCACGGCTCCCTGGCGGCCCCTACCTCATCGACTCGGGCCACCGGCGCGCCCGTAGGGGCGTCCTTCAGGAGCTGGGGCTCCTCCACGGCCTCCCTGGCGATACTCTTCATGGCCTCTATGAACGCGTCGACCGTCTCCGGGCTCTCGGTCTCGGTGGGCTCGACCATTATGGCCCCGTCTATAACGAGCGGGAAGTAGACGGTCGGCGGGTGGAAGCCGTAATCTATAAGCCTCTTCGCAAGGTCCATGGTGGTCACGCCCTTATCCTTAAAGTCCCTGTCGGAAAAGACGCATTCGTGCATGCAGGTCGTGTCATAGGGCAGGTGGTAGTACGGCTTAAGCCGCTCCTTTATGTAGTTCGCGTTCAGGACGGCCATCTCGCTTGCCCTCCTGAGCCCCTCCGGCCCCATGCTCCTTATATAGCCGTAGGCCTTTACCATTACCAGGAAGTTGCCGTAAAAAGCCTTTAGCCTCCCTATGGAGTTCGGGTGGTCGAAGGCAAGGCCGTACTTGCCGCCGTCTTTCCGTATCCTCGGAACGGGCAGGTAGGGCTCCAGCTCTCTTGTAACCCCTACCGGCCCTGCCCCCGGCCCCCCTCCGCCGTGCGGGGTGGAAAAGGTCTTGTGCAGGTTGAACTGCACGACGTCCACGCCCATCTCGCCGAGCTTCATGAGTCCCATGAGCGCGTTCAGGTTCGCGCCGTCACAGTATACAAGCCCTCCCTTCC
The Thermodesulfobacteriota bacterium genome window above contains:
- a CDS encoding energy transducer TonB, which encodes VLALNTSELKYHKYLMNMKRRIEFYWDYPPSAVRNGEQGRLKIDFTIDRDGSVGDIKVVKSSGYPPLDDAAVTAIRLASPFNPFPENFEIERVSIHGRFVYNLISYRGRGQP
- the gcvPB gene encoding aminomethyl-transferring glycine dehydrogenase subunit GcvPB; translated protein: MSAGKDKELIFELSSPGRRGVAPAAPDVPEAGAEGVVPKRHLRRDIEGFPEVSEPDAVRHYTRLSQRNFGVDSGFYPLGSCTMKYNPKINEEIAGLAGFSRVHPYQPRELTQGALGLMHELEGFLSEISGMDAVTLQPAAGAQGEFCGLLMAAAYFEGKGRPRLKVIIPDTAHGTNPASTHLAGFKAVRVASEGKGVLTPEAIDRVMDEDTAALMLTNPNTLGLFERNIKEIAEVVHGKGGLVYCDGANLNALMGLMKLGEMGVDVVQFNLHKTFSTPHGGGGPGAGPVGVTRELEPYLPVPRIRKDGGKYGLAFDHPNSIGRLKAFYGNFLVMVKAYGYIRSMGPEGLRRASEMAVLNANYIKERLKPYYHLPYDTTCMHECVFSDRDFKDKGVTTMDLAKRLIDYGFHPPTVYFPLVIDGAIMVEPTETESPETVDAFIEAMKSIAREAVEEPQLLKDAPTGAPVARVDEVGAAREPCLRWKPPRPLR